The Candidozyma auris chromosome 1, complete sequence genome includes a region encoding these proteins:
- a CDS encoding pheromone-regulated protein yields the protein MSHSSDSSEDESQFQHNFNVPAVNLASLRKNNKKNTAKTNLAKAKKKFTGNKNTRSPGDDTPYNRNTIVSTSSQIDSSSSDSDSVSMSSLARARNDEDASNLPNFAFNMPQHDSDDDDDEEDDHHATMPVEIEDSSDDDDDQQPQEMSRETARSQGPPPTSRGRSSIGSRQSRGSHGSRRSRGSRHSDEIDIADVGKTSTHSSHTSGRKSSIKNIFRRQSLLDGDDGPSRSDTFIGKVLNMGGGGLSGGGLVPGASKSGDYEGRDPEQAVGGESEDHAIEMKNLNYSELNEAAQELIEAHAPELKKAERMNKVAFDMPDEKYEMDYEAQEGSSMEHEDRHLKRHSATPEASENPFYQPNPDLLRDDLDEDLKDDDMLLAEGSDDYIAPPKQVHAGVLSSLLKLYQNPGASKSASSFQSSGMLADEQFNDSGYTSKNVSQSDFTQLKNNIKMGPKKLANKFKNKKSEEKETTPDSDEQDLDETAAKLPSFQNARPKAPKTNSSNRLGKKLKKNKDQKLRITVHIADILQRQRFIIRICRALMLYGAPTHRLEEYMVMTSRVLEIDGQFVYFPGTMLIAFGDAATRTSEVHLVRCAQGLNLSKLSDTHRIYKDVIHDLISVDEATRKLEDLLRRRNEYAPWMCVFLYALGSCAVCTFGFGGGWLDVPIAFGIGSIVGYLQFFVSSKSHLYSSVFEVTSSIVVSFAARGIGSINRGKTFCFGAIAQGSLALILPGYIILCGSLELQSKNIVAGSVRMFYAIIYSLFLGFGITLGAALYGWVDKNATDQAQCTTDHEVNHKWRILFVPLFTTCLGLINQARFRQLPIMLFISCTAYVGTYFAGKHFSNVTEFTAAIGSFIIGILGNMYSRIGRGMAVSAMLPAIFVQVPSGIASKSTLLAGVDTANRITNSSRASAGDSDSSSLSFGATMVEVSIGISVGLFAAALIVYPFGKRRTSLFTL from the coding sequence ATGTCACATTCGCTGGACCTGTCGGAAGACGAGTCCCAGTTCCAACACAACTTCAACGTGCCGGCCGTCAACTTGGCCAGTTTACgcaagaacaacaagaagaacacTGCGAAgaccaacttggccaaagctaagaagaagttcaccGGCAACAAGAACACGAGGTCCCCAGGCGACGATACCCCTTACAACAGAAACACCATCGTCTCGACTTCCTCACAAATAGACCTGTCTTCTTCCGACCTGGACTCGGTATCGATGTCCTCGTTGGCGAGGGCCAGAAACGACGAGGACGCGCTGAACCTCCCGAACTTTGCCTTCAACATGCCGCAGCATGATagtgacgatgacgacgacgaggaggatGATCACCACGCTACAATGCCTGTGGAAATCGAAGACTCCtctgacgacgacgacgatcAGCAGCCCCAGGAGATGCTGCGAGAGACCGCACGCTCACAGGGGCCTCCTCCTACTCTGCGTGGCAGAAGCTCCATTGGCTCCCGCCAGTCCCGTGGATCCCATGGGTCCCGCAGATCCCGTGGATCAAGACACTCAGATGAAATAGACATTGCTGACGTTGGCAAGACTTCCACGCACAGCTCGCATACCTCGGGCCGCAAGAgctccatcaagaacatcttTAGAAGACAATCGTTGCTAGATGGTGACGACGGGCCCTCGCGGTCCGACACGTTCATTGGCAAAGTTCTCAATATGGGTGGAGGCGGTTTGAGCGGGGGCGGACTTGTTCCAGGGGCCAGTAAGAGCGGTGACTACGAAGGACGCGATCCAGAGCAGGCCGTGGGCGGCGAGTCCGAGGACCACGCTATcgagatgaagaatttgaacTACAGCGAACTCAATGAGGCCGCTCAGGAGCTAATCGAGGCCCACGCTCCCGAACTCAAAAAGGCCGAGCGCATGAATAAAGTAGCCTTTGATATGCCAGACGAAAAGTACGAAATGGATTATGAGGCGCAGGAGGGTTCATCTATGGAGCACGAAGACCGCCATCTCAAGCGTCATCTGGCAACCCCAGAGGCCTCGGAGAACCCATTCTACCAACCCAACCCTGACTTGCTTCGAGACGATCTCGACGAAGATCTCAAGGACGACGATATGCTTCTTGCAGAGGGCTCAGATGACTACATTGCTCCTCCGAAGCAAGTGCATGCGGGTGTGCTCTCATCGTTGTTGAAATTGTACCAAAACCCAGGAGCTTCCAAGTCCGCATCATCATTCCAATCATCTGGCATGCTAGCCGATGAGCAGTTCAACGATAGTGGTTACACATCGAAGAACGTTAGTCAAAGCGATTTTACACAACTCAAAAACAATATCAAGATGGGAccaaagaagttggccaacaaATTTAAAAATAAGAAGTCtgaggaaaaagaaacaacGCCGGATTCAGACGAACAGGACCTCGATGAGACTGCCGCAAAGCTTCCGTCATTCCAAAATGCTCGTCCTAAGGCCCCAAAGACAAATAGCTCTAACCGCTTAGGgaaaaaactcaaaaaaaaCAAGGACCAGAAGCTCCGCATTACCGTTCACATTGCtgatattcttcaaagacaacgtttcatcatcagaatATGCCGTGCACTTATGTTGTATGGAGCACCCACTCATAGATTGGAGGAGTATATGGTGATGACAAGTCGTGTGCTTGAGATCGATGGCCAGTTTGTATATTTTCCTGGTACCATGCTTATTGCATTCGGTGACGCAGCCACGAGAACATCTGAAGTTCACTTGGTCAGATGTGCACAGGGTCTTAATTTGTCAAAACTTTCTGACACACACAGGATTTATAAGGACGTCATTCATGACTTGATCAGTGTAGACGAGGCTACAAGGAAGCTTGAGGATTTGTTACGCAGAAGAAATGAGTATGCACCATGGATGTGCGTTTTCCTCTATGCCCTTGGTTCATGTGCGGTTTGTACTTTTGGTTTTGGTGGTGGCTGGCTAGACGTACCCATTGCCTTTGGTATAGGCTCAATCGTCGGCTATTTGCAGTTTTTTGTGTCATCTAAGTCTCATTTGTACTCATCGGTGTTTGAGGTGACCTCATCGATTGTGGTGTCATTTGCAGCACGAGGCATCGGTTCAATCAATAGAGGAAAAACATTTTGCTTTGGAGCTATTGCACAAGGCTCATTAGCGTTAATTTTACCTGGTTATATCATTCTATGTGGTTCTTTGGAATTGCAATCAAAAAACATTGTTGCAGGCTCAGTCAGAATGTTTTACGCGATTATTTATTCGTTATTTTTGGGATTTGGCATCACTCTCGGAGCTGCCTTATATGGTTGGGTTGACAAGAATGCCACAGATCAGGCGCAATGTACAACAGATCACGAAGTTAATCACAAATGGAGAATTTTGTTCGTTCCATTATTCACCACATGCTTGGGTTTGATCAATCAAGCTCGCTTTAGGCAATTGCCAATCATGCTCTTCATCTCGTGCACCGCATACGTGGGTACTTACTTTGCAGGTAAGCACTTCCTGAATGTTACTGAATTTACCGCAGCAATTGGTTCTTTTATCATTGGTATCTTGGGTAACATGTATTCGCGTATTGGACGGGGAATGGCAGTCAGTGCCATGCTTCCAGCTATTTTTGTGCAAGTGCCTTCGGGTATCGCCTCTAAAAGTACATTATTAGCCGGCGTTGATACTGCCAACAGGATCACAAACTCAAGTAGGGCATCTGCTGGTGATTCTGactcaagctcattgagtttTGGTGCCACCATGGTGGAAGTGTCGATAGGAATTTCCGTTGGATTGTTTGCAGCCGCCTTGATCGTTTATCCATTCGGCAAGAGGCGAACTTCGCTCTTTACATTATAG
- the IFM1 gene encoding translation initiation factor 2 — translation MSIGLRNLHQAQRCILQRCQLSTLRNLPKVGDVKGTEGNPSGATGGAKKPNRFAQMYSNADSGPRGFKRTNQNANFKSQRKFVDQSGKPSRRDTEGQVPFAKREQQPRREQQPRREQQPRREQQPTNKNQTKATSNESGGSIQRYAQIRSKLNQQMKEQQGTASQSQAKKPQKKVQSKPREKKKENIKINIPTFTTVSNLANIMSVPLSDMLTRLEGLGFENMSHNYILDKENASLIADEFGFDVTMSDETGMDLFPAPVKEELLEPRPPVVTIMGHVDHGKTTILDYLRKSSVVQGEFGGITQHIGAFSVTTPISKKKITFLDTPGHAAFLSMRERGAIVTDIVILVVAGDDSVMPQTIEAIKHAKKSGVPIIVAINKCDKPGLNLDKVLADLSRHDIDIEDYGGDTQTVRVSGKTGMNMDKLEEAVITLSELSEFKAESKGVPAEGWVIESQVVKGLGNVSTVLIKRGTVKPGSFLVAGTTYCKVRGMKDENGKTVKAAGPSTPVQIWGWKSLPQAGDQILAADSEKLCRKVVKNREERNAIIQQSKDIEKINEMRQEEINELKRQEKINELKLAGLDPSEFMKEEEDKIKTVTVNYIVKSDVYGSAEAIKDSINGLGNEEVKAKVVSYDAGPPTDSDVDTAATINGSILSFNVKVPRSIHLKAERAGVKVVEDNVIYRLIEHVTEELTSKLKPHIEIKILAEADIKTVLQITGKNKTQVKVAGCKVNVGNLKRSAKVRVVRGEEVVYSGALSSLKHVKQDISEAKKGTECGLAFTNWDKFEEGDKIEAYEEHEIPRYL, via the coding sequence ATGAGTATCGGGCTACGCAACCTTCACCAGGCCCAAAGATGTATACTACAAAGATGCCAGCTATCGACCCTTCGAAACTTGCCCAAAGTTGGTGACGTCAAAGGCACAGAGGGTAACCCACTGGGTGCTACAGGCGGtgcaaagaaaccaaaCCGCTTCGCTCAGATGTACAGCAACGCGGACTCAGGACCACGGGGCTTCAAAAGGACAAACCAAAATGCAAATTTCAAGTCACAAAGAAAGTTTGTTGACCAGAGCGGCAAGCCATCGAGAAGAGACACAGAAGGGCAAGTTCCTTTTGCCAAACGAGAACAGCAGCCCAGAAGAGAACAGCAGCCCAGAAGAGAGCAGCAGCCCAGAAGAGAGCAGCAGCCGACTAACAAGAACCAAACCAAAGCCACAAGTAATGAATCGGGTGGAAGTATACAGAGGTATGCACAAATAAGGCTGAAGTTGAACCAGCAAATGAAGGAGCAGCAGGGTACAGCTAGTCAGAGCCAAGCAAAGAAGCCCCAGAAAAAGGTACAGAGCAAGccaagagagaagaagaaagaaaacatcaaaatcaacattCCAACATTCACAACGGTATCTAATTTGGCTAACATCATGAGTGTTCCATTGTCAGACATGCTTACCAGACTTGAGGGTCTTGGGTTCGAAAACATGAGCCACAACTACATTCTCGATAAGGAAAATGCTTCTCTTATTGCAGACGAGTTTGGGTTTGATGTCACCATGAGCGATGAAACCGGTATGGATCTCTTCCCAGCACCTGTAAAGgaggagcttcttgagccCAGACCGCCAGTGGTCACCATCATGGGACATGTGGATCATGGTAAGACCACAATTTTGGACTATTTGAGGAAATCTTCAGTGGTGCAAGGCGAGTTTGGTGGTATCACTCAGCATATAGGTGCTTTCTCCGTGACAACACCCatatcgaagaagaaaatcacaTTTCTCGATACTCCTGGCCATGCTGCGTTTTTGAGTATGCGTGAAAGAGGCGCCATAGTCACTGATATCGTgattcttgttgttgccgGTGATGACTCTGTGATGCCACAGACGATCGAAGCTATCAAGCATGCAAAGAAGTCAGGGGTTCCTATCATAGTcgccatcaacaagtgTGACAAGCCTGGTCTCAACCTAGACAAGGTTTTGGCAGACTTGTCTCGTCATGATATTGATATTGAAGACTATGGTGGTGACACACAAACTGTCAGAGTTAGTGGAAAGACTGGTATGAACATGGACAAACTAGAGGAGGCAGTTATCACTCTCAGTGAACTAAGTGAGTTTAAAGCCGAAAGTAAAGGCGTCCCGGCAGAGGGATGGGTAATTGAAAGTCAAGTTGTCAAAGGACTTGGAAACGTCTCCACTgtgttgatcaaaagagGAACTGTCAAACCGGGAAGCTTCTTGGTGGCTGGGACAACTTACTGCAAAGTACGAGGCATGAAAGATGAAAACGGCAAGACAGTTAAGGCAGCTGGACCATCCACTCCGGTTCAGATTTGGGGCTGGAAGAGTCTTCCTCAGGCGGGTGACCAAATTTTGGCAGCTGATTCTGAAAAACTATGTCGTAAGGTTGTGAAGAACAGAGAGGAAAGAAATGCTATCATACAACAGTCGAAGGAcattgaaaagatcaatgaGATGAGACAGGAGGAgatcaatgagctcaagagacaggagaagatcaacgagctcaaATTGGCGGGACTTGACCCTCTGGAGTTtatgaaggaggaagaggataAAATCAAGACAGTTACTGTCAATTACATTGTGAAGTCCGATGTCTATGGGTCAGCGGAAGCAATCAAGGATAGTATCAATGGGCTTGGAAACGAGGAGGTCAAGGCGAAGGTTGTTTCGTACGATGCCGGTCCTCCTACGGACTCAGATGTTGATACCGCTGCCACAATCAATGGTAGCATTTTGAGTTTCAACGTAAAAGTTCCTAGGCTGATTCACCTAAAAGCCGAAAGAGCTGGTGTAAAGGTTGTGGAAGATAATGTGATATATCGGTTGATCGAGCACGTCACTGAGGAGTTAACGTCGAAATTGAAGCCTCACATCGAAATCAAGATTCTTGCTGAGGCTGACATAAAGACGGTCCTCCAGATTACTGGCAAGAACAAGACTCAAGTCAAGGTTGCTGGTTGCAAGGTGAACGTCGGTAACTTAAAAAGATCAGCAAAGGTGAGAGTTGTAAGAGGAGAAGAGGTGGTCTACTCTGGAGCACTTTCTTCCCTCAAACACGTGAAACAAGATATCTCggaggccaagaagggcaCCGAGTGTGGATTAGCATTCACCAACTGGGACAAATTTGAGGAGGGTGACAAGATAGAAGCATACGAGGAACACGAGATTCCACGCTACTTGTAA